ataaaagaaaattgtacTTGATATAAAAGAAGGCGTTACAATCATTGAAAGGAGATGAAAAAAGTACAGAAACAAGACAAGAAATCGAAGACCACAAAATTCCAAACGACTTCTCTTACTTGTCTTTGACGACCAAAAACTCATAAAAGagaacttgataatatgtttgGATGATCTCTTCAAGTTATTGTAATTGCCGAACTTTTTTAATCCCGATTGTTAGAGCATCTGCTATGGGAATCTTTAAGTGAGAATTTccaggaaaaaaataattaaataatcagtggaccttattaaaatttttaaataatgactCTTTTTTAGTGAATTTTTGCACTATTTACGGATCCCCACGACATGTGGCGATACGCGATtggttgatatatttttttttatctgaaaaaaaaaataataatacttaaaaaatcaaaatacactttttataAGGACTCCTCTTTGGGTAATACCATTGTGGGTGCTCTTAATATGAAAGTCTCCGGACCATTTATACATTTATGCTCACTCACTCATTGTTGACTAACTATGCaatcaacaatatttaaaaCTGAATCTATAAATTACGTCCAAGTGTGTATCGCAAAGAAATATTTGATGTTGAATGTATATGCAATAAAGGAACAAACTGTAAATAACTTGTGATTTAATTCCAACtaatctcgatccgcgcaaccgtgcggattttttgttttcatttattttaatataaatattttgttttcaattctaaatttgtatatattataatatatatttgtctatcaatttttaaaacataataagtttacggtatattttttcattgaatagattgtttcaaactttcacatgtatttgtattcttctatatatagatttttggattattatttcattattaaaatcgtaactatatatatataaagattagtaaaatattgttttattgtcatatttaaagatattgtaacatttcgcaaatttagaaagtttttaaaaaattaaatttttcgcttcatagatttatattatcgagaaaataattaaacatttagtttttgtttaatttttaagataaactatatagtttaaaatttgttttcattggtttaaggtagtaaagattaatcattgttagataatataatttttgttatttaaaaaaatatttataattttaaaagttaacatcgacaaatatttaaatatttaacatatggaggtatagtattacaacattcaATTAAAtctagagaaaaagacaaaaatagcactaaatcaagtttatgttctcaaactagcactcaaggtcaaaagtcacaaaaatagcacttaatgttttatcaaaagtcacaaacttagggtttagagttaaagggtggggtttaggatttagggtttagggtttagggtttagggtttagagtttagggtttagggtttagattttagggtttaaggtttagggtttagagtttagggtttagagtttagggtttagggtttatggtttagggtttagagtttagggtttagggtttagactttagggtttagggtttagagttgagaaatgaggttttggagataagatttcaaattttgaaaaataaaaaaattaaaattttcaaaggataaacttagaaaggtgctattttggtcattttagtttttgagtgctatttttgtgatataaacttagaaatgtgctattttggagatttgcccttaaatctatttaatttatattatctataaatccaatggatcatctattgtttaaatcaaattattgatagtccaataaaaatatctggtaggtccaaaatttaaataataaaattagagattaaatgtaacatgacctTATAAGAATAAATCCATtagattcatttttaaaaaaattacactaattgtgttttttattttaatatataagattagctgttttctattttaatatataagattagcTGTATTGTACATCACACGGTGATATTTACAAAATCCATTTTTCACACAAATTATTGTTTGTTGTTTACTATACAAACCACTAAGCAGAAGAAGAATTTGAATCTACCTTCTTTCTTTTGGGGGTTTTGCAGAATTTCCtatacaacaacaaaattcaATCTTCTCAGCAACGTTCAGAATCTTTTTGCGTTCTTATAAACCTACTAGACTGCAACACAAGTACGAGTCACTACCTAAACCTCATCGTCTTTTGTATGTATCACGCTTCTTTTCCACAACTGAGGAAAGACAGAGACGGGATCTTCTGGACAAGAGTCTGTACTACTTGAGAAGCCGAGGGTCTGAGAGATGGCGGGCTGCGAAGACAGAAAGCAGCCACACCGAGCATTGTCTTAACCTCTTCTATATCAAGACTACTGTCCTTAGACAACCTCGGATCCAAGAACTGTCTCACCTTTTCTTCTGCAATATTGGCACCTAAATCACAGATATCATGGATCAATGGAGCTGCCGTATGCACCAGCATCTCACCTTTCTCAGCGCTAACCGCTTCTTTACCAGAAACCAACTCAAGAACCACCACTCCAAACCCATACATGTCCATTTTCTTCGAAGCAATCCCCGTTCTCAAGTAATGAGGATCAGTGTACCCTGGAGACCCGATCATCCTCACTTGCTTGGAACGAGGTGACGACATGGTTGTAGAAGGCTGGACCATAGATGAGAACCCGACTCTGGCTGATCCGAAGTCGCAAAGCTTGCAGTTGAGGTTTTTGTCAAGAAGTATGTTGGAGGATTTGATGTCACCGTGCACAATCTGAGGGCTACATTTTTCATGAATGTGTTCCATCGCTTGCGCAACTTGAAACGCTATGGCGGTGCGGTTTCTCCATGGCAACACTTGTTTGCTGTTGTGATTGAGCTTCTCTTGGAGGTTACCTTGAGGAAGGTACTCTAATAGAAGCGCACCAGTTTCTTCTGAAAGATCAGAGATGTAAAACATTAACCCTATAAAAATGATACCAATTTGGATATAATTTGCAACAAATAGATCATTTGgggtaaacatgaaaaaaaaaaacaatttgggtgaaaacatgaaataacaaaaagaatttTAATGAGGACAAGGCAAGAATAAATTACAACAATTTGcatttatcaaataaaatatttttaattaaagtaTTTTGACTTTTTCATGTCTGATGTACATAATTTAAAGGACTATTGGGAACCTGAATCGTCGAAGTAACCGAGAAGCTTGACAATGTGAGGATGTTGAAGACGAAGCAAGATCTCGAGCTCAGATCTAAACACCTGGTAAAGACGGTGGCTACCCACATGAACCTTGAAAGCCGCTTTTTTGGCGCCAGACAAACGAGCCAAGTAGATACTACTGTAGCCACCGGAACCGATGAGTCTAGAGAAATTTGAGGTGAGAGACTCTACATCGCCCCAGGTATAACATGTTATGCCGGAGACAGAGACAGATCCAGTAATCTTGGGTTTCTTGTCGGTGGTCGAGTCATCGAAACGTACACAAGTTAAGAAACAAGACATTCTTGAAACAGAGAGACGGAGAAAAGAGAAGTTGTTAAGTTTGAGTGAGGACTCTCTGATTTAAGAAGGAGATAAATGGTGGGTTTCTAGGAAACGCAAAGGGTTTGTAACTGCCGACAGAGAAGGAACAGGAGAATCGGAGAGTGGAGATCTGATTAGGAATGTGTTTATGTTTGGTGGATTAAGAattaaagaagaagaggaagaaagagaggCAGAGTTTGACCGTTTGTGAggaatgaggaagaagaagaagccttcCCTAGAAGCTGCACTGACGTTATAACCACTACGGCTCATTTCCTTCTCTATATACTTTTTCTTTTgccaatatatttttcaataattgTTATTAATACTTTAACACCCATAAGATTATGTGCTTTATTTATTGGAAAATTTGGGATCATGTCCATAGTAGAATAAAAACCAAGTGTATAACCATAACAAAAAAATAGGTTatgatatttgtatattatttgtCATATTACCCTTTCTCATTTTTACctctatttttaattaactttataagtttgaaaaattataattcgaattttttatatacttataaaaaacatagattttttttcgtatatgacatgttttgaattttgtaaaactaacatatatttataaaattgaatatatatatatatatatatatatatatatatatatagtaataataagattttgttatattctattaaaaaaagttaaataaaatagcAACCATAAAATTCATATTTCCTCTATTTCtccttcaatctctttctctaATCTCCATTTACATAtccctctttctttttcttttctctctctctcacttctTTTTccctactctctctctctaatatataatgttcaaatattatattgttgtattatattctatttataaaGTATAAAATAGAATTGAAATTacacttttttttctctctatcatttctTCCCTAGCCagattctttctctctctccactTCTTTCCCTACCCCGCCTCTTCTCTCCTcttacttctctctctctccattttcttcttcgtactcctttcctttttttttctatcatcCACATCTTATTCTTTATAATCTTCTATTTACTAGACATTGTACATTTTTCCAGCTTCCTCTGTAAACtatcttttcattcttttttttcattatcCCTGTCTTCGCTTTTTTTCCTCTCTCTGTGGTCtccatatttttttcatatatatgttcaCATGCTATACTACATGGTCATCAAATATAGAATGGtatatgtttattttgtaatatatcAGCTAAATATGTTCTttcacataatttattttacactAAACACTTGTCCTACAAATAAATATGCTTGTTCATATTGTCCACTGTTTAAATTGCATTGAATCCTATAAATAAATAGTACTaaagaaattatattatttttccttATTACATTTATGTTTGAAATAATCTATTCTACATTGACGATATAAATAGAATAGTATTTGGTTGTAGCGTGTGATATACACACATTCACGCACTTGTAAAGGACTATAATGTCTAATAATATGACAAATTGAAACATTTGTCAAGACATAGCTATATTCTTCATTCTTTTCTCAATATGGTTATACAGCAAAATCACCCAAAATCACCCTTATTTATTTATGGGGTAGACAAAACTCATGCTTCATCCCATTTCcaattacaaatttttttacatatataaattcattttcATATGGTGTAATCTTGTGATTCATGTTTGGGAATGAGCTggaaatacatttttatatataaacctATTTAAGTTTTCAATgtaatcaaaattatttgttaatgACAAAATTCCATATTCCCAGTAGAAGAAatcatgaaataatatataaagattaagAATCAATTTATTTAGTATCAAGTGTTTTGAATTGGAATCTCACACTCCTTCCGTTTCGTAAATAAAAAGTATCACTTAAAATTTCTttacacatattaataaaatgattaaaatgtattaaattttttattaatcacctctatttaactaataatatttaagataaataaatttatttacaagaTCAATTcattttacaattaataataaattgtaAATAGGGAAAGtgccaaaaatatcattttcaaagtaccgcttttcatgtttacactaaccacttttaccctcatctttaatgaaaggtaaaagacatttataaccttttgattacttttgacaaaaaaaaacatatgattaactaatctaaacttaaaaaatcaactctaaaccctaaatcatcaactcctaaccctaaaccatgaaacatcaactctaaaccctaaactctgaaacatcaactctacaccctaaaccctaaaacttcaaatctaaaccctaaaacatcaactctaaaccctaaatgtaaaccctaaactctaaatctaaacttaaaacatcaactttaaaccctaaatcatcaactttaaaccctaaatcatcaactctaaaccctaaaccatgaaacatcaactctaaaccctaaaccctgaaacatcaactctaaaccctaaaccctaaaccttcaaatcaaaactctaaaacctcaactctaaaccctaaacgtaaaccctaaaccctaaaccttatatttttctgaaatttgaaccctaaaccctaaaccttcaaatctaaaccctaaaacatcaactctaaaccttaaacgtaaaccctaaaccctaaatcttcaaatctaaaccgtgaaacatcaactctagggttttagggtttagggtttaggatttagggttaattttttagggtttagggtttagaatttactttttagggtttagtgttgatagtttagggtttagtgttgatggtttagggtttaaagttgaagtttagggtttagggtttagagttgatgttttagggtttagagttgaaggtttagggtttagggtttacgtttagggtttagcgttgaaggtttagggtttagggtttagagttgatgtttcggggtttagagattagagttgatgtttcagggtttagggtttatttaaaaaaaaaagggtttaggattgatggtttagggtttagagttgagttttagggtttagggtttgaatttcgaaatagtataattcagaaaaaaagtaaaaaaattattattttattttttagattttttttaatttattatatatataaagaacatgaGCATAATAGTCTTTTGCtgtttaatgaaaaaaatatttttgaaaatgtctctttagtgatGGTATAAATTAAAAGTGgtagcatgaaagtggtaaacatgtaattttcccTTGTAAGTAAGTACAAATTGCATTTTAATTCTAAAACAAGAATCtttgtgtaaaaaaaaaaagaagctaaaataacattttttaagaaaCAGAAGGATTAATAGATATGAATTTACCGTAGTATTAGAATCAAGCGATGTTGGCTTATTCTTTAAatgcttttttatttttttgaaaaaaaatctacctaaaaataatactaattGATGCGAGACAGATCCCTCAATAATAATGGCCTTGTGACTAGTAATTGCACTTCggttatataattattttagatccCTTGCATGTTTCACATAAGATGATTTAAATAGCAATTAAATTGTATCCTTATATTAGTATTATGTAATCTAAAATATAAGTAGGAAGCGATTTTCTTTCTTACAAAGTTCCTAGTTAATCACTACACTACTTTGTTTTTAATTCCTACTAAAGTAACAACGAAATTATGTCATGAAATGCTAGCAAGCGCGAAATATCGAaaccatttatatatttagcaACAAAATGTGGTCAACAAATCCGGTGAATTGCCCACGACCTGGAAATATTTTAGCAACAGCTTAGAGAGTAGTGTTTCAGTCCGTCGGTAACTAATGAGTAATAGGGATGGGCATTTAATccattaaatttgatttgatttgattagtTATTTGTTTCGATTTGATCCGAAAATTTCGGATATCCGTAAGCTTTTGaagcaaaacaaatactaaaaattaatatccgttaaaatcgaagcaaatcacaaatattaaaattttaggaaGCGGATATCCGCTCCAATCCGGCAATATgtaaatacatgtatatcttgattatatttaaagtttaaatgtataaaattatataattattattctaacatatgatttgacaaattatattcatattattacttatataaaagtattacataaaaagaaaaaaattacgacaattataactttttttcttaagttttgtgttattataattgttaactaaatttaaaaaatttacaaaatatgtagattcacta
This Brassica napus cultivar Da-Ae chromosome C6, Da-Ae, whole genome shotgun sequence DNA region includes the following protein-coding sequences:
- the LOC106411855 gene encoding probable receptor-like protein kinase At1g33260, which gives rise to MSCFLTCVRFDDSTTDKKPKITGSVSVSGITCYTWGDVESLTSNFSRLIGSGGYSSIYLARLSGAKKAAFKVHVGSHRLYQVFRSELEILLRLQHPHIVKLLGYFDDSEETGALLLEYLPQGNLQEKLNHNSKQVLPWRNRTAIAFQVAQAMEHIHEKCSPQIVHGDIKSSNILLDKNLNCKLCDFGSARVGFSSMVQPSTTMSSPRSKQVRMIGSPGYTDPHYLRTGIASKKMDMYGFGVVVLELVSGKEAVSAEKGEMLVHTAAPLIHDICDLGANIAEEKVRQFLDPRLSKDSSLDIEEVKTMLGVAAFCLRSPPSLRPSASQVVQTLVQKIPSLSFLSCGKEA